The following are encoded in a window of Prochlorococcus marinus CUG1417 genomic DNA:
- the ureC gene encoding urease subunit alpha produces the protein MSYKINRNTYAQTYGPTTGDRVRLADTELFIEVEKDLTTYGDEVKFGGGKVIRDGMGQSQVRRADGAVDTVITNALIVDWWGIIKADVGIKDGMIFEIGKAGNPDIQENVDIVIGASTEVIAGEGHILTAGSIDTHIHFICPQQIETALASGITTMLGGGTGPATGTNATTCTPGSFHISRMLQSAEAFPMNLGFFGKGNSTNEINLIDQVEAGACGLKLHEDWGTTPSTINSCLNVADKFDVQVCIHTDTLNEAGFVEDTINAIAGRTIHTFHTEGAGGGHAPDIIKICGEKNVLPSSTNPTRPYTRNTLEEHLDMLMVCHHLDSKIPEDIAFAESRIRRETIAAEDILHDIGAFSIIASDSQAMGRVGEVITRTFQTAHKMKVQRGPLSEDSDRNDNYRVKRYISKVTINPAIAHGIDKYVGSIEKGKIADLSLWKPSFFAVKPELVVKGGSIAWSQMGDANASIPTPGPVHGRPMFASFGKSLIKSSFTFLSKNSIDQNIPNKLGLQKKCIPVLNTRDINKSHLKLNSKLPNISVDPQTYEVFSDGELLTCEPLDEVPMAQRYFLL, from the coding sequence ATGTCCTATAAAATTAACAGAAATACTTATGCTCAAACTTACGGACCCACCACCGGTGATAGAGTAAGGCTTGCTGATACCGAACTTTTTATTGAAGTAGAAAAAGATTTAACTACATATGGAGATGAAGTTAAATTCGGTGGAGGTAAAGTTATTCGAGATGGGATGGGGCAGTCTCAAGTAAGAAGAGCTGACGGAGCTGTAGATACCGTAATAACTAACGCTTTGATCGTAGATTGGTGGGGAATAATTAAGGCTGATGTGGGCATTAAGGATGGAATGATTTTTGAAATCGGTAAAGCTGGTAATCCTGATATCCAGGAAAATGTAGATATTGTTATTGGTGCATCAACAGAAGTAATAGCTGGGGAAGGCCATATTCTTACTGCAGGTTCAATCGATACCCACATTCACTTTATCTGTCCCCAACAAATTGAGACAGCACTAGCCTCTGGAATTACAACCATGTTAGGAGGAGGAACTGGACCTGCAACTGGCACAAACGCTACTACTTGTACTCCGGGTTCTTTTCATATTTCTCGAATGCTTCAATCTGCAGAAGCATTTCCAATGAATTTAGGTTTCTTTGGAAAAGGAAACTCAACAAATGAGATCAATCTTATTGATCAGGTCGAAGCTGGTGCGTGTGGATTGAAGCTTCATGAGGATTGGGGAACGACTCCCTCGACAATAAATTCTTGTCTTAATGTCGCAGATAAGTTTGACGTACAAGTATGTATCCATACTGATACTTTAAATGAGGCAGGCTTTGTTGAAGATACCATTAACGCTATTGCCGGAAGAACTATTCATACTTTCCATACTGAAGGAGCAGGTGGAGGTCATGCGCCAGACATTATTAAAATTTGTGGAGAAAAAAATGTTCTTCCAAGTAGTACTAATCCAACAAGACCCTATACGAGGAACACATTAGAAGAGCATCTTGACATGTTAATGGTTTGTCATCATTTAGATTCTAAAATCCCAGAAGATATTGCATTTGCTGAATCAAGGATCAGAAGAGAGACAATTGCCGCTGAGGATATCTTGCATGATATAGGTGCCTTTTCAATAATTGCTAGTGATTCTCAAGCCATGGGAAGAGTTGGTGAAGTAATTACAAGAACTTTTCAAACCGCTCATAAAATGAAAGTCCAAAGGGGGCCACTATCAGAGGATTCTGATAGGAACGATAATTACAGAGTAAAGAGATATATTTCTAAAGTCACAATTAATCCTGCAATAGCTCATGGTATTGATAAATATGTAGGGTCTATAGAAAAGGGTAAAATTGCAGATTTATCATTGTGGAAACCTTCCTTTTTTGCTGTAAAGCCTGAATTAGTTGTTAAAGGAGGATCTATAGCTTGGTCACAAATGGGTGATGCAAATGCTTCAATTCCTACTCCAGGGCCTGTACATGGTCGACCTATGTTTGCAAGCTTTGGCAAATCTCTAATTAAGAGTTCTTTTACCTTTTTAAGTAAAAATTCAATTGATCAAAATATTCCAAATAAATTAGGCTTACAAAAAAAATGTATTCCAGTATTAAATACCAGAGATATCAATAAATCACACTTAAAACTAAATAGTAAACTACCAAATATTTCAGTTGATCCTCAAACTTATGAAGTTTTTTCTGATGGGGAGCTTCTTACGTGTGAACCTCTAGATGAAGTCCCAATGGCTCAAAGGTACTTTTTGCTTTAA
- a CDS encoding kinase, whose amino-acid sequence MKDLDINFPFDKFEKLIIDIGWESLDDWFNFWNNQRDILAIDQYWNNKVNDDWIWGLALPLLSQAYKFQNNSSNRKIIGISALPGTGKTTLGKWLEAISLKLNFKIAVISIDDFYLPSNEMKLAIKNNPWNVSRGFPGSHSVKLMHEKLINWKINGELNVPVFDKSLRNGLGDRSHWRLDNPDLLILEGWFLGIKPYSMDITDRPINTMNLSLHESSYVLKIQNNLNEYLDIWTLIDNIWHLKPLKIEYMNMWKTNQEKEMFLKKGNALKDEKLSNFLRMLNVSIPHKSFDLIKSYALLLIDQKRKLVEAGLNL is encoded by the coding sequence ATGAAAGATTTAGATATTAATTTCCCTTTTGATAAATTTGAAAAGTTAATTATTGATATTGGTTGGGAATCTTTGGATGATTGGTTTAATTTTTGGAATAATCAAAGAGACATTCTTGCAATTGATCAATATTGGAACAATAAAGTAAACGATGATTGGATTTGGGGTTTGGCTTTACCTCTTTTATCTCAGGCTTATAAATTTCAAAATAATTCTTCTAATAGAAAAATTATTGGAATCTCAGCTTTACCTGGTACAGGTAAAACAACACTAGGAAAATGGCTTGAAGCTATATCGTTAAAATTAAACTTCAAAATTGCGGTGATTTCAATTGACGACTTTTATCTCCCATCAAATGAAATGAAATTAGCTATTAAGAATAATCCTTGGAATGTTTCAAGAGGGTTTCCTGGTAGCCACTCGGTAAAATTAATGCATGAAAAATTAATAAATTGGAAGATAAATGGAGAATTGAATGTACCAGTTTTCGATAAATCTTTACGAAATGGTTTGGGAGATAGATCTCATTGGAGATTAGATAATCCTGATTTATTAATTCTTGAGGGATGGTTTTTGGGAATAAAACCTTATTCTATGGACATAACTGATCGACCCATAAATACAATGAATTTGAGTCTTCATGAATCATCTTATGTATTGAAAATTCAGAATAACCTAAACGAATATTTAGATATTTGGACTTTAATAGACAACATTTGGCATTTAAAGCCCTTGAAGATTGAATATATGAATATGTGGAAAACAAATCAGGAAAAAGAAATGTTTTTAAAGAAAGGTAATGCCCTCAAAGATGAAAAATTATCTAATTTTTTGAGAATGCTTAATGTCTCAATTCCTCATAAAAGTTTTGATCTTATCAAATCCTACGCGCTTTTATTAATTGATCAAAAAAGAAAGTTAGTTGAGGCAGGATTGAATTTGTAG
- a CDS encoding DUF1830 domain-containing protein: MVEFSYKNEGCRMVVLRCIGPSNFFLERVLFPTDILTFMAPNDSRVEIWGNELYGPKLEERIRVSSDNEDSKLVA; this comes from the coding sequence ATGGTTGAGTTTTCTTACAAAAATGAAGGGTGTAGGATGGTTGTCTTGAGATGTATTGGTCCTTCAAATTTTTTTTTAGAGAGAGTTTTATTTCCAACAGATATTCTTACTTTTATGGCACCTAATGACTCTAGAGTAGAAATCTGGGGGAATGAATTATATGGCCCTAAACTGGAAGAGAGGATAAGAGTCTCCTCTGATAATGAAGATTCCAAGTTAGTGGCTTAG
- a CDS encoding urease accessory protein UreF, whose product MSKSHLIKYLLISPNLPVGGFCYSEGMESYLQSKNLKDSNSVKDLIISELKIGQIRLDARLLLDFFDIFKEINDSKNLESNLQKLLSLDKWILSSKDSLEMREQQIQMSKSLFDLTKEFGFEYLYKNDKKSSWSLAWSWACYCFEITKLEMVENFFYAWSANQLSAALRIIPIGSTKAQLIQRDLLCEISKVSEEIMDKEIDDIYFGNVGLAMAQQNHNDLYTKLFRN is encoded by the coding sequence ATGAGTAAAAGTCACTTAATAAAATATTTATTAATAAGTCCTAACCTACCTGTTGGAGGATTTTGTTATTCGGAGGGAATGGAGAGTTATCTGCAGAGTAAAAATTTAAAAGATTCAAATTCTGTTAAAGATTTAATTATAAGTGAACTAAAAATTGGCCAGATCAGACTAGATGCCAGACTATTACTAGATTTTTTTGATATTTTCAAAGAGATTAACGACAGCAAAAATTTAGAAAGTAATTTGCAAAAACTATTGAGTTTGGATAAATGGATCCTCTCATCAAAGGACTCTCTCGAAATGAGAGAACAACAAATTCAAATGTCAAAATCTCTATTTGATTTAACCAAAGAATTTGGATTTGAATATCTATATAAAAATGATAAAAAAAGCTCCTGGTCATTAGCGTGGAGTTGGGCTTGTTATTGTTTTGAAATTACGAAGTTAGAAATGGTTGAGAATTTTTTCTACGCGTGGAGTGCAAACCAACTTAGTGCAGCATTAAGGATTATTCCTATTGGGTCAACAAAAGCACAATTAATTCAAAGAGACTTATTATGTGAAATTTCAAAAGTTTCTGAAGAAATCATGGACAAAGAAATTGATGACATATATTTTGGCAATGTAGGTTTAGCTATGGCACAACAAAATCATAATGACCTTTATACAAAACTTTTTAGAAATTAA
- a CDS encoding urease subunit gamma, with product MHLSPQEKDKLLIFSAALLAERRLSRGLKLNYPETVAFLSFQVLEGARDGKSVSQLMSEGTTWLSKSQVMEGIPEMVDEVQIEAVFPDGTKLVTIHNPIN from the coding sequence ATGCATCTTTCACCTCAAGAAAAGGATAAATTATTGATTTTTTCTGCTGCGCTCTTAGCTGAAAGAAGACTTAGTCGAGGTCTTAAGCTTAATTATCCTGAAACAGTTGCTTTTTTGAGTTTTCAAGTTCTTGAAGGAGCGCGAGATGGAAAAAGTGTAAGTCAATTAATGTCAGAGGGAACTACATGGCTTTCAAAATCACAAGTTATGGAGGGCATCCCTGAAATGGTTGATGAAGTCCAAATAGAAGCAGTTTTCCCTGACGGTACAAAATTAGTTACTATTCACAATCCAATTAATTAA
- the ureE gene encoding urease accessory protein UreE, whose product MKMNKQIVVTDWIEEKPRLGSFLKLTLSSDERKILRGKRLTDCDQEIILQLPRKGKLNDGDILSTNDSNFYVEIIAKTEDLIEIRSNSKIELIKIAYHLGNRHVEVEIEEDILLTKSDYIIKKMLLNFEVDLKNTKKKFFPERGAHSHE is encoded by the coding sequence ATGAAAATGAATAAACAAATTGTTGTAACTGATTGGATTGAGGAAAAACCGCGATTAGGTTCATTTTTAAAACTTACCTTAAGCTCAGATGAAAGGAAAATCTTACGAGGTAAAAGATTAACTGATTGTGATCAAGAAATAATCTTACAATTACCTAGAAAGGGCAAATTAAATGATGGAGATATTCTCTCAACTAATGATTCCAATTTTTATGTAGAAATAATTGCCAAAACAGAAGATTTGATTGAAATAAGGTCTAATTCCAAAATTGAGCTTATAAAAATAGCTTATCATCTAGGAAATAGGCACGTGGAAGTAGAAATCGAAGAAGACATTCTTCTAACAAAAAGTGATTATATCATTAAAAAAATGCTTCTTAACTTTGAAGTTGATTTAAAAAATACCAAGAAAAAGTTTTTTCCGGAAAGAGGTGCCCATAGTCATGAGTAA
- a CDS encoding urease accessory protein UreD: MIKTSWEGNCFLNFFNNKASLGNVDKTIFKSKSTSPYKLLKSTHDMEGRCILPVLHTAGGLVGGDLLEFEVNLEKNSKVLLTTSSAQKVYGSVGRSKIYPKGSFSKQKNLIKILDNSHLEYLPQETIIFANGLYYQNFKVSISETSSFLFTDLIRLGRSSAGESIENGVFRSKLEIIRNNDLYDEWEYVDQIELSKASYVAKSGMDYMPVFGSLIWICEKDFSKSKINNLVGNIKKIFNESDNHLSIGILENGISVRFLGDSSQDARKCFFCIWKQIRSVCGFCEPKYQGVWPLQDSMNY, from the coding sequence ATGATAAAAACTTCATGGGAAGGTAATTGTTTCTTAAATTTTTTCAATAATAAAGCAAGTTTAGGAAATGTTGATAAAACAATCTTTAAATCTAAATCAACTTCTCCTTATAAGTTATTAAAGTCTACTCATGATATGGAAGGCAGATGCATTTTGCCTGTTCTACATACTGCAGGGGGATTGGTAGGAGGAGATTTACTTGAGTTTGAAGTAAATCTTGAAAAAAACTCAAAGGTTTTATTAACTACTTCTTCTGCTCAGAAAGTATATGGATCAGTTGGAAGATCTAAAATCTATCCAAAAGGAAGTTTTTCAAAGCAAAAGAATCTCATAAAGATTCTTGATAATTCTCATTTAGAATATCTCCCCCAAGAAACAATTATCTTTGCAAATGGTTTATATTATCAAAACTTTAAAGTATCTATTTCAGAAACTTCAAGTTTCTTATTTACTGATTTAATAAGACTTGGAAGATCTTCTGCGGGAGAGTCTATCGAAAATGGAGTTTTTAGGTCGAAATTAGAAATTATAAGAAATAATGATTTATATGATGAATGGGAATATGTTGATCAAATTGAATTATCTAAAGCAAGTTATGTGGCCAAGTCAGGCATGGATTACATGCCCGTTTTTGGATCCTTAATATGGATTTGCGAAAAAGATTTTTCTAAATCAAAAATTAATAATCTGGTGGGAAATATAAAAAAGATTTTTAATGAAAGTGATAATCATTTATCTATTGGAATTCTTGAAAATGGAATCTCTGTAAGATTCCTAGGGGATTCTTCTCAAGATGCAAGGAAATGTTTTTTTTGTATTTGGAAACAAATTAGGTCTGTTTGTGGATTCTGTGAGCCAAAATATCAAGGTGTATGGCCTTTACAAGATTCTATGAATTATTAA
- a CDS encoding sugar phosphorylase, with protein MKQIDSEKKLNRLNIDKLLKTIYSNNTTEEINFISNQLLQILEDFSQKSAYEEIRDKERWNESHSVLITYADSIYKSGEATLITLSELLSKHFGSLSKVVHILPFLKSTSDGGFAVSSYDSLDEKFGGWDDLKNISKNHDLMADLVLNHVSSSHPWVQQFIKSQEPGISNVFSPQQNLDWSKVVRPRSSSLFSQINTEDGPKQVWTTFGPDQIDLNWHNPKMTLEFLNLIINYLSNGIKWFRLDAVGFIWKESGTTCLHLPKAHSIVKLLRVLLNNLLNDGVLITETNVPQKENLSYLNTGNEAHMAYNFPLPPLLLEAIITSRADILNSWIFDWPILPDDTTLFNFSASHDGVGLRALEGLMNDQRIKDLLINCEKRGGLVSHRRLSNGDDKPYELNISWWSAMEDSSRDTKRFQYERFILSQLLVMALKGVPAFYLPALLASENDVKSFSMTGQRRDLNREKFKSENLLAVLKNPESNANKNLKFLRNAMDVRSKLKQFHPCSQMQCLSKGRSDIVVIKRGEGPESVFAIHNMTENKINYQLNDNDLPKKIDNDFNTHDFLTSTKYNCKNISLEPFQVIWLSAL; from the coding sequence GTGAAGCAAATTGATTCAGAGAAAAAATTAAATAGATTAAACATTGATAAATTGTTAAAAACAATTTATTCAAATAATACTACAGAAGAAATTAATTTTATTTCAAACCAATTATTACAGATTTTAGAGGATTTCTCTCAGAAATCTGCTTATGAAGAAATAAGAGATAAGGAAAGGTGGAATGAATCTCATTCGGTTTTGATAACTTATGCAGATAGTATTTATAAAAGTGGCGAGGCAACATTAATTACTCTTAGTGAGTTGTTAAGTAAACATTTTGGCAGTCTTTCTAAAGTTGTTCATATTCTTCCTTTTTTGAAATCTACAAGTGATGGAGGTTTTGCAGTCTCAAGTTATGATTCTTTGGACGAAAAATTTGGTGGTTGGGATGATCTCAAAAATATTTCTAAAAATCATGATTTGATGGCTGATTTAGTACTAAACCATGTCTCATCATCTCACCCATGGGTTCAACAATTTATTAAATCCCAAGAACCCGGAATATCAAATGTTTTTTCACCTCAACAAAATCTTGACTGGTCAAAAGTAGTTAGGCCTAGAAGTTCTTCTTTGTTTTCTCAAATAAATACTGAAGATGGTCCTAAACAAGTTTGGACAACTTTTGGTCCAGATCAAATTGATTTGAATTGGCATAATCCGAAAATGACTCTTGAGTTCTTAAATCTAATTATTAATTATTTATCTAATGGAATTAAATGGTTCAGGCTTGATGCCGTAGGTTTTATTTGGAAGGAATCAGGGACAACTTGCTTGCATTTACCTAAAGCACATTCAATTGTGAAACTCTTAAGAGTTCTTTTAAACAATCTTCTTAACGATGGAGTTTTAATAACAGAAACTAATGTTCCTCAAAAGGAAAATTTATCTTATCTGAATACTGGTAATGAAGCTCATATGGCATATAATTTCCCATTGCCACCTCTCCTCCTTGAGGCAATTATTACTTCAAGAGCTGATATCCTAAACTCATGGATATTTGATTGGCCAATATTACCTGATGATACTACGTTATTTAATTTCTCTGCATCACATGATGGAGTTGGTTTAAGAGCTCTTGAAGGTTTAATGAATGATCAGAGAATTAAAGATTTATTAATTAATTGTGAAAAAAGGGGAGGCTTGGTAAGTCATAGACGTTTATCAAATGGTGATGATAAACCCTATGAATTGAATATTAGTTGGTGGAGCGCAATGGAAGACTCTAGTAGAGATACTAAAAGATTTCAATATGAGAGGTTTATTTTGAGTCAATTATTAGTAATGGCTCTTAAAGGTGTTCCTGCATTTTATTTGCCAGCATTACTAGCTTCAGAAAATGATGTCAAAAGTTTTTCTATGACAGGTCAAAGAAGAGACCTAAATAGAGAAAAGTTTAAATCAGAAAATCTTTTAGCCGTGCTAAAAAATCCTGAATCTAATGCAAATAAAAACTTAAAATTTCTTAGGAATGCTATGGATGTTAGATCAAAATTAAAGCAATTTCACCCTTGTTCACAAATGCAATGTTTGTCTAAAGGTAGAAGTGATATTGTCGTTATCAAAAGAGGTGAGGGTCCTGAGTCTGTTTTTGCAATACATAATATGACTGAAAATAAAATTAATTATCAATTGAATGATAATGACTTGCCAAAAAAAATTGATAATGATTTTAATACCCATGATTTTTTAACATCCACTAAATACAATTGCAAAAATATTAGTCTTGAGCCTTTTCAAGTAATTTGGCTTAGTGCTTTATAA
- the yedP gene encoding mannosyl-3-phosphoglycerate phosphatase-related protein YedP: MKENSSIWVVSDVDGTLMDHSYDLSPAKETIKKLQKLSIPVILCTSKTASEVKVIRKELNLKDPYIVENGAAIYGESLKRVNGEIILGIKYESLEEILNYISSEIDYKLTPLNNLTDQEATQLTGLEGNSLNLMRDRHWSMPFLNPPNYLEEKINICCKKFNVDIFKGNRMSHLLSTKSNKGKAINALKEYSNDQNIEIIGLGDSPNDLPLLLNSDIKIVIPGKEGPNLNLLNQLKDFEFTLASEPNGYGWKNEINKLINKREIT, encoded by the coding sequence ATGAAAGAAAATTCTTCTATTTGGGTTGTAAGTGATGTAGATGGTACTTTAATGGATCACTCATATGATTTATCACCTGCTAAAGAAACTATAAAAAAACTACAAAAATTATCTATACCCGTAATTCTTTGTACAAGCAAAACAGCTTCTGAAGTAAAAGTTATTAGAAAGGAACTTAACTTGAAGGATCCTTATATTGTTGAGAATGGTGCGGCAATATATGGTGAATCTCTTAAAAGAGTAAATGGAGAAATTATTCTTGGTATAAAATATGAATCTCTTGAAGAAATCTTAAATTATATTTCTAGTGAAATCGATTATAAACTTACTCCTCTTAATAATCTCACTGACCAAGAAGCCACTCAGCTCACAGGTTTAGAGGGCAACTCATTGAACTTAATGCGTGATAGGCATTGGAGCATGCCTTTTTTAAATCCGCCAAATTATTTAGAAGAGAAAATTAACATCTGCTGTAAAAAGTTCAATGTTGATATTTTCAAGGGAAATAGAATGAGTCATTTATTATCTACAAAATCGAATAAAGGTAAAGCCATAAATGCTCTTAAAGAATATTCAAACGATCAAAATATTGAAATTATAGGTTTAGGCGATTCTCCAAATGATTTGCCTCTACTTTTAAACTCAGATATTAAAATCGTTATTCCTGGAAAAGAAGGACCTAACTTAAATTTGCTAAATCAATTAAAAGATTTTGAATTTACTTTAGCTTCTGAACCAAATGGATATGGTTGGAAAAATGAAATCAATAAATTGATAAATAAGCGAGAAATAACCTAA
- a CDS encoding urease subunit beta codes for MSNLIPGEIIPEQGEIELNLGKEVKTVKVSNSGDRPVQIGSHFHFFEANKALIFDREITLGMRLDIPAGTAIRFEPGDTTDVKLVPYSGLRIANGFNSLVNGSLDI; via the coding sequence ATGAGTAATTTAATTCCAGGCGAAATAATTCCTGAACAAGGTGAAATCGAATTAAATCTTGGTAAGGAAGTTAAAACAGTAAAAGTTTCTAATTCTGGAGATAGGCCTGTACAAATTGGATCTCATTTTCATTTTTTTGAAGCTAATAAGGCTTTAATTTTTGATCGTGAAATAACACTTGGTATGCGTCTTGACATTCCTGCAGGAACAGCAATTAGATTTGAACCTGGAGATACAACTGATGTCAAATTAGTACCTTATTCAGGTTTAAGAATTGCAAATGGTTTTAATTCATTGGTTAACGGTTCTTTAGATATTTAA
- the uppP gene encoding undecaprenyl-diphosphatase UppP: protein MEYLEFFLYGLIQGFTEFIPVSSTAHLKVVSQFLGINDPGSSLSAIIQLGSVLALIWYFKNDIFKLKSSSSKRIFDNLLNQRIWKTILIGTIPIVLLGFSIKIFIPDFFYDFFRSNLSIAIVSFIMAFFMYIAEGSKKGSKNLNNHNYTDSLLIGFFQALAIFPGVSRSGVTISTALISGWERGDAAKFSFLLGIPAIALAGIVEFISSFNEFSSFSFFPLIVGFITTFLSSVLAIDFLLKYFSSNGLKIFIIYRVIFGVVILLNL from the coding sequence TTGGAATATTTAGAATTTTTTTTATATGGTTTAATTCAAGGTTTTACAGAATTTATTCCAGTAAGTAGTACTGCTCATTTAAAAGTCGTATCACAATTTTTAGGAATTAATGATCCAGGCTCATCTTTATCAGCAATTATTCAACTTGGCAGTGTTTTGGCTTTAATTTGGTATTTTAAGAATGATATTTTTAAATTAAAAAGTAGTTCTTCAAAAAGGATTTTTGATAATCTTTTAAATCAAAGAATCTGGAAAACAATTTTGATTGGGACTATCCCAATTGTCTTGCTCGGTTTTAGTATAAAAATTTTTATTCCAGATTTTTTTTATGATTTTTTTCGTTCAAATTTATCAATAGCAATAGTCTCTTTCATCATGGCTTTTTTTATGTACATAGCAGAAGGCTCGAAAAAAGGTTCTAAAAATTTAAACAATCATAATTATACTGACAGTCTTTTGATAGGTTTTTTTCAAGCGCTTGCTATCTTCCCTGGTGTCTCAAGGTCTGGGGTTACTATTTCTACCGCTCTTATTTCAGGATGGGAAAGAGGCGATGCTGCAAAGTTCTCTTTTCTTTTAGGTATTCCAGCGATCGCTCTTGCTGGAATTGTTGAGTTCATTTCTTCTTTTAATGAATTTTCATCCTTTAGCTTTTTTCCTCTAATTGTTGGTTTCATTACCACATTTTTGTCCTCTGTATTAGCAATAGATTTCTTATTAAAGTATTTTTCTTCAAATGGGTTGAAAATATTTATCATCTATCGAGTAATTTTTGGTGTTGTAATTCTTTTGAATTTATAA
- a CDS encoding glycosyl transferase — protein MDFQQGLITTIHEYGVTRNLLKELNKSLKKRSTSILIPCLYEEFERPALKDIREVLKDLTGLNELVIALSAKTVEQVRSAKSFFDSMPFPVHVQWTNSPSVIELLKSQEKNGLELLGTPGKGWAVWQGIGVATRKSEVVALFDADIRTFSPLYPSRMILPLLDESYGISYVKAFYSRLSLETNQLQGRATRLFVGPLLASLEQLVGKGPFLQYLQSFRYPLAGEFAFTKDLAMNLRIPCDWGLEIGLLSEVYRNVRTSKIAQVDLGLFDHKHKNIGDSSKEGLQKMCTEILSSVLRGLMEHQAETLTSTQLATLEVLYKRVGEDRVKQFGLDSAVNQLPYDRHEEELSVQKFAKLLRPATEDYLACPTTQQLPSWSRVLSCENKLQEDLAIAGSQDIKTTEKELIKNF, from the coding sequence ATGGACTTTCAACAAGGTTTAATCACAACAATACATGAATATGGAGTTACAAGAAATTTACTTAAAGAATTAAACAAAAGTCTAAAAAAAAGATCAACTAGTATTCTAATACCTTGCTTATATGAAGAATTTGAGCGTCCAGCATTAAAAGACATAAGAGAAGTTTTAAAAGACCTTACAGGCTTAAATGAATTAGTTATTGCTCTTTCTGCAAAAACTGTTGAGCAAGTTAGATCAGCAAAATCATTTTTTGACTCAATGCCATTTCCAGTTCATGTTCAATGGACTAATTCTCCCTCTGTAATAGAACTATTAAAGAGCCAAGAAAAGAATGGGTTAGAACTTTTAGGAACTCCAGGTAAAGGATGGGCTGTATGGCAAGGTATAGGGGTTGCGACGAGAAAATCAGAAGTTGTTGCTCTTTTTGATGCTGATATAAGAACTTTTAGTCCTTTGTATCCTTCAAGAATGATACTTCCACTTCTTGATGAATCATATGGAATATCATATGTAAAGGCTTTTTACAGCAGGTTATCCTTAGAGACCAATCAATTGCAAGGTAGAGCAACAAGATTATTTGTGGGTCCCTTATTGGCAAGTCTTGAGCAGTTAGTAGGAAAGGGTCCTTTTTTACAATATCTTCAATCATTTAGATATCCATTAGCAGGTGAGTTTGCATTCACAAAAGACCTTGCTATGAATTTACGAATTCCTTGTGATTGGGGTTTAGAAATAGGTTTATTATCAGAAGTTTATAGAAACGTAAGAACTTCCAAAATAGCCCAAGTTGACCTAGGTTTGTTTGACCATAAACATAAGAATATTGGCGATTCGTCTAAAGAAGGATTGCAAAAAATGTGTACAGAAATACTTTCAAGTGTTTTAAGAGGTCTCATGGAGCATCAAGCTGAGACCTTAACAAGCACTCAACTAGCAACCTTAGAAGTTCTATATAAAAGAGTTGGGGAAGATCGGGTAAAACAATTTGGATTAGATTCAGCAGTTAATCAACTCCCATACGATAGGCATGAAGAAGAGCTGTCAGTACAAAAATTCGCGAAACTATTGAGACCGGCTACAGAAGATTACTTAGCTTGCCCTACTACACAGCAGTTACCAAGTTGGTCAAGAGTTTTATCTTGTGAGAACAAACTGCAAGAAGATTTGGCAATTGCTGGGTCACAAGATATAAAAACAACTGAAAAAGAATTAATTAAAAACTTTTAA